The Aspergillus oryzae RIB40 DNA, chromosome 5 genome segment TCTTGGGATACCCACTGGAGCTGATAAAATCTAGCCCGCCTGTGCTGTACCCGTATCCTTGCGAGTCTTGAGAGCCTTCGGAGCCTTGGCTAGCGAAAGGATCACCCTCTGTGGATGACACAGCTTCCTCATCTACAAAGTCGTAATCCTCTTCAATCCATGCAGTGTAATAACGCACTACGTAGGGATGATTCAGACGTGATAGTAGCATAATCTCAGACAGTGTGTCCTTAAGCGCAGCGGCGGATCTTTGAGTAATTTTCTTGACTGCATACAGACGGCCATCAAGTTTATTTCTCGCTTTGACCACCATACCGAAACCGCCTTTACCCAAGCGACCTGCCTCATCAAAGTCTTGGTAATACCGTGAAAATGCCGGCAAGCCTCCAAACGAATCGAAGCGAGGACGTCTCGGCAGTGATATGGAGTTTGAGGTGCTTGAGTGAGACACCAAAGGTGCGTCAACACGGAAGAACTCAGAtggctggagctggaaggcTGTCGGTCTCTTTTTTGGATCCGTTCTGAAGAATTCGTTAAGTAAATCTTGCAGTGGAGCAGACAAGCCTAGCGTTCCCATCAATGCGTTCGCTGAAGTGTAACGCTGTAGTACATCCTTACCGAATCCCATCTGGAGAAACACTATACCCAAGTCCCACACATCTGTCTTCATGGTCGGCGAGGTATTCCCTTGTGTCGACTCGGGAGGCAGCCAAAGTGGTGATTTGGAAGCTTCCAATGATTGTCTGCTGTCGGCAGAATCAGGGAGGGCATTTTCAATGCTCGCTTGCAGTTTCACAATAGTGCCACCGGTCTGGTTTCTCAATATCATGATGCGCCCGCAATGGATATCCCCGTGGACAAAACCGCTCCGGTGATAGAACTCGAGCGCTTCAAGAAGTTGGATCGTCCAGCTTCGCAGAGTTTCCACGGGTACAGACCCCACGATATCCAGGAACTCGGACAGCGACCCCTTGTTTGCATgctcgagaagaagataaactCTCCAAGCGTTGTCCTGAGGACTGGCAGGTTCGAGGGGCCGGTAAATCTTAAACCCAACAAAATCTAGTAGATTTGGATGTCGTAGCCGTTTTAAAGCTTCCAATTTATCCTCGCTGCTACGCATTTTCTCTCTGAAAGCAAGTGGAGATAGCTGCGTTTCATCGATCGAATATTCCTTTAAAATCAGGAGAGGAGCATGGCACCTATTCTCAGTGACCACTGGTCTCACGGCATACGTATTTTTTCCCTGGGCACTCTTGAGAAGCGTCTTCCCATAGACCGCGCGGAAAACCAATGGCCCTTCGTCGCTGTCGGCCATAACGAGGGGCGGGTCGAAGGAGATTGCACCTGGGATATTCTCCCCAGCGTCAATGTCGCTGCCTGTGTCTATGCCAGAGGTTCGACTCTTGCGTCGTAATAGTCGGGCTTTCGTTCTCTCTCTAATTTTATCCTCCAATAGCTGTTGCAGTGCTCGTTCCTCTTCCGCAGTGGCGGCCTCTTGTTTCTGAAGCTCTTCTTGCCGTTCTAGTTCAGCGCGCTGATTGGCGGCAGCTTCCTGTTCCATGCGCTCCTCCTCTAGGCTGGGCAGGTCTTTATTTTGAGCTTTAGCTTCTGCCACATCCTCTAAAACATCTTGTATAGAAACGGCAATCTCGTAGATCATCTCAGATCCCACGAGGGATTTCGGTTTGGTCCGTATGATGTCATCAATCCTCGATCGAGCCCCCTGTCGGAGATCATCCAAGTTCTCCAGGAAAAGGTTCGGATAGGTTTTGGGATAGGTAGTCGGCAGTTCAACTAGCAAATCAAGACGGACCTCCGGATTAGACGAAGCGCGCAAGTGGAGTTTGAACACCACATCTGACGATTGCTAAGATCGGAAATCGCAATTAACTACAGTGAACAAGAAGAGCGGcgagggaaaacaagacatACCTGCCAGGCAGATCGCTTAtgttcaacttcttcaaaatCGTCACCGTAGATTGAGCGGAGCGCTTCAATCTCATTCCGGTGAATTTCTTCGTAATTGGTCGGGGCCACTACCGGCAGGGCGAGCGAAGGGGCATCCGGGGGGAATTGAcgtttcttctccgcccGGGGAGAGCCGTTCTTGTGGGCATTGCTGGaagttttcttctgcttgtgAGGCATAGCGGGGCGTCGGGCGGTGTGAGATAAAGTATTGCACCCAGGTCGAGATGAATCTTTGCCACGCGATAGCTGTGACAAAGTTGCAGCCGAAGCTGCAGCCCTCTATGCTTCAATAAGGAACATATTCAGACTGATCAGGTACCAAtgtaaaagaaagagggcGGGAAAGGTACAAGTGAGAGTTGGTGACTATAACTAATTTAAAATTAGTGGGGGTGATTTAATGGGAAGAACCAAATGACGGACGGGAAATTGGGAGTAAAAGAGCGGTAACTATAGGACGAGCTAAACTGCCTTAAGGCTCGCACCGTTGTTTTTCCGCTGACCGCCTTTGGGTCGTTAGCGTCCCCGCCGAGCATCGTAAACAAAGCACAGCGTTCCACGTCAATCCCGCGGCTTGTCGTGACCTCTGATAAGACGCCAATGGTGTCCGCCCCTGCAATGCGACCCTCGATCTCGTTAGTAATTTGATTCACCTTGTCCTGCAGGCGCGATGTTGGAGTGGATCACTGGGCAGAACGAGCAGTTTGCAGGTGCGTGTCTCTCGCTGGCCGCATGAAGCTTGGGCACGCGCCCCATCGTCGGTCCAATAGCGGACTTGCGATCTTCCCCCCCAACGCAAAATCATACGGCTGTCGCGCTGACTTGTTTATTCCTTGTTTATCTCCATAGACAACTCAAAGGTGTTGGAACCTCCTGAAACGCCTGCACCTGTGTTCGCTATTCGCGCTTTCAAGAGCGCCTTGTTTGGCACCCCTGGGGCTGATGACGAGGATCAAATGGAGCGGGAACCGAATCCGAAGAATCTGACAGCCAATCAGTCGTCCCGCGCGAGCCTGTCGCTGAAGCCCACTATTGGGAACACGAGCGATGCTCCCATAGCCACGAAAGCCGACGTCGATATGGCTGTGAATGCAATGGCCTCCCCCACTAAGAGCATTCTTGTCACCCCTGGCACTGCATCAAACAGACGTAAGACGGTTTCATTCGGCGACGGTGTTGTCGACAATGAGCGCAAGCGAGGAGAATCGCCTAACAAGTCATCAAGAACTCCATTGACTAGCCAGTGGTCTATCAACTCTTCAGATGGGAAGGCCAAACCGCGTAGCAAGTTAACACAGGCACTGATGGACTCACGCGATAAGTCTCCCAAAGAGTCGGATGCATCACAAACCCCTCAGTCCACCGAAGCGAGGCCGGTGGCACAGTCGGCGTCGTCAACGGAAGATGACACCGGCGACGACACTATCAACCTGAACGAACCTCGGTCTCAGTCTGGAAAATACTGGAAAGCCGAGTTTGATAGCTATAGGACCAAAACCACGCAAGAAATAAGGAAACTTATTCAGTATCGCTCAGCCGCGAAAGCGTACGCCagaaagaaggatgaagaagccctACGGTTAGCCGAGAAactcaaggaggaagaagtgAAGGTTTCTGAGATGGAACGTCACGTTACTCAACTCGCGTCGACAATGGTTGGAGAGAATTCGAAAGCGGACAAGGAGCAGTTGGTCCAGGAACTCACCAAGCAAACCGCGCTGGCTTTGCAGTATAAACACCGAGTTGGCTTATTGCGCAAGCTCCTAGAACAGCACGGTGTTGTTAATAATGACGTAGAGCATATCGCAGGATCTTCCGAGACCACGAATGACACTCCTGGGGATACAGCTGAAGAGCTGCACAAGGCCCAGCAGGCACTGGGCGAGGCAAACACTAAGCTTGAGGAGATGAAGCGCGAACAATCCGAATTCGCCAAGCTCAAGGACTTGGCCCAAAGCTCAGAACAGAAGGCCTCAAAccttgagaaggagaacgCAACACTGAAACAAACTCTCGCCCGCGTTAAACAAGAAATGACCAAGTACGAAGGACGacgcaaagaaaaggaagcaaaaCTGAAGCAGAGAGAAGCCAAATTAGAGTTACGGGTCCAGGAATACAGAGAGCGTCTGAAATCGACGTCGCAACAACATCGTgagcaggaagaaggtcTCAGGGAGTCGTTCAATGATGAGCGCCGCCGCATGCAGGACCAGATTGATCTCTTGAAGTTGAAATTGACTACTTTTGAGCGCCTTCCTGAACTCCGATCGCGGACTCGCCACTCAGACAAGGGCTATGCCGGGGTCCAGGTGTATGATTTTGTACACGACAGCCCTCAGAAGGAGCAAAGCGATGAGACCCAGGACATCGACGAACCTCCAAGCCCAAGCCCACGTGCAAAGGATCGGCGCTCGCACACCACAAGAACGGTACTCGGCGAGCTGGATATTAAGCGGGCTTCCAAAGCCCTAGGCCTGGAAACAGAGGATCACAGTGAGCAACTGGCATACTTAGA includes the following:
- a CDS encoding uncharacterized protein (predicted protein), which codes for MLEWITGQNEQFADNSKVLEPPETPAPVFAIRAFKSALFGTPGADDEDQMEREPNPKNLTANQSSRASLSLKPTIGNTSDAPIATKADVDMAVNAMASPTKSILVTPGTASNRRKTVSFGDGVVDNERKRGESPNKSSRTPLTSQWSINSSDGKAKPRSKLTQALMDSRDKSPKESDASQTPQSTEARPVAQSASSTEDDTGDDTINLNEPRSQSGKYWKAEFDSYRTKTTQEIRKLIQYRSAAKAYARKKDEEALRLAEKLKEEEVKVSEMERHVTQLASTMVGENSKADKEQLVQELTKQTALALQYKHRVGLLRKLLEQHGVVNNDVEHIAGSSETTNDTPGDTAEELHKAQQALGEANTKLEEMKREQSEFAKLKDLAQSSEQKASNLEKENATLKQTLARVKQEMTKYEGRRKEKEAKLKQREAKLELRVQEYRERLKSTSQQHREQEEGLRESFNDERRRMQDQIDLLKLKLTTFERLPELRSRTRHSDKGYAGVQVYDFVHDSPQKEQSDETQDIDEPPSPSPRAKDRRSHTTRTVLGELDIKRASKALGLETEDHSEQLAYLDDTPYKPKENHLLEGDGIPPSSPPDYPPLEPPTRRTSRQKYNSESYRSYVPTHSTITSLAHHLATREDSKQIRTERLRARRSPSKYSLDAITGLPQTYHLPDRTKRRQSLASVQRDSIPVDRMLAAQARLKRKQDSRKTRQEGKENMIRA